Proteins co-encoded in one Cupriavidus nantongensis genomic window:
- a CDS encoding NADPH:quinone oxidoreductase family protein, with protein sequence MQANDYLGLVCSRWCHWSELELQRLSRQPLGPGQVRIRVRHAGVGFALSLFVSGKYQRKPPLPFTPGTEAAGEILEVAPDVTRLHVGQRVAAALDWGGFAEEVVTTADTVYPVPDGLALAHAAALPITCGTVWAALAWRAVLQPGDTMLVHGASGALGTAAVQVGKLMGARVIATASTAAKREAALANGAAHALPADAETLAASVKALCPAGGADVVFDPVGGDLFDASLRCAAPGARLLSIGYASGRIPSVPANLLLVKNLTLVGFNYGYYIGWGLTDERRRFAPRVQAMVGEIMQAAASGRLAPPVLQHFALADWLNAVDTTMSRRAIGKVMLDI encoded by the coding sequence ATGCAAGCCAATGACTATCTGGGACTGGTCTGCTCGCGCTGGTGCCACTGGAGCGAGCTGGAACTGCAGCGCCTGTCGCGCCAGCCGCTCGGGCCGGGGCAGGTGCGCATCCGCGTGCGCCATGCTGGCGTCGGCTTTGCGCTGAGCCTGTTCGTGTCGGGCAAGTACCAGCGCAAGCCGCCGTTGCCGTTCACGCCTGGCACCGAAGCGGCCGGCGAGATCCTTGAGGTCGCGCCGGACGTGACGCGGCTGCATGTGGGGCAGCGCGTGGCGGCGGCGCTGGACTGGGGCGGCTTTGCCGAAGAAGTCGTGACCACCGCGGACACGGTTTATCCCGTGCCGGACGGGCTCGCCCTCGCGCACGCCGCCGCGCTGCCGATCACCTGCGGCACGGTGTGGGCCGCGCTGGCGTGGCGCGCGGTGCTGCAGCCGGGCGACACCATGCTGGTCCACGGCGCCAGCGGCGCGCTGGGCACGGCGGCGGTGCAGGTGGGCAAGCTGATGGGCGCGCGCGTGATCGCCACCGCCAGCACCGCGGCCAAGCGCGAAGCCGCACTGGCCAACGGCGCTGCGCATGCGCTGCCTGCCGATGCCGAGACGCTGGCGGCATCGGTCAAGGCGCTGTGCCCGGCCGGCGGCGCCGACGTGGTGTTCGACCCGGTCGGCGGCGACCTGTTCGATGCCTCGCTGCGCTGCGCGGCGCCGGGCGCGCGGCTGCTGTCGATCGGCTATGCCAGCGGCCGCATCCCGTCGGTGCCGGCCAACCTGCTGCTGGTGAAGAACCTGACGCTGGTCGGCTTCAACTATGGCTACTACATCGGCTGGGGCCTGACCGACGAGCGCCGGCGCTTTGCGCCGCGGGTGCAGGCCATGGTCGGCGAGATCATGCAGGCGGCGGCCAGCGGCCGGCTGGCGCCGCCGGTGCTGCAGCACTTTGCGCTGGCCGACTGGCTGAACGCGGTCGACACCACCATGTCGCGCCGTGCCATCGGCAAGGTCATGCTGGATATCTGA
- a CDS encoding Bug family tripartite tricarboxylate transporter substrate binding protein: MPYRSARLRTAVAAMLLAAVPSVMPAAAAAADPGSAEPYPSRPLTIVVPSVAGNVNDAVARLIGQELTKSWGQPVIVDNKPGAGTTTGTKHVARAAKDGYTALLTFTAHVQNPSLYRGIGYDPIEDFTPVSEVAISSTMLAVSPDFPARTLPEVVALLKANPGKYPYGSYGAGTTGHILGELFKREAGLQMEHVAYKGGAPLATDLAAGHVKLGFIAVGTAMPLLQGGKLVPVALAGAERSTLLPRVPTFREAGYQGFEPDAWMGLLFPAGVPKARVDALSREVARIVRLPEIAKKMQDLNLVPVGSTPEAFATVMKNDRDKWSRIIRDVGITLE; this comes from the coding sequence ATGCCTTACCGTTCCGCGCGGCTGCGTACAGCCGTGGCCGCCATGTTGCTGGCGGCCGTTCCCAGCGTGATGCCGGCCGCAGCCGCGGCTGCCGATCCCGGTTCTGCCGAACCCTATCCGTCGCGGCCGCTGACCATCGTGGTGCCGTCGGTGGCGGGCAACGTCAACGATGCCGTGGCGCGGCTGATCGGGCAGGAGCTGACCAAAAGCTGGGGCCAGCCCGTGATCGTCGACAACAAGCCCGGCGCGGGCACCACCACCGGCACCAAGCATGTCGCCAGGGCGGCGAAGGATGGCTACACCGCGCTGCTCACGTTTACCGCGCACGTGCAGAACCCGTCGCTGTACCGCGGCATCGGCTATGACCCGATCGAGGATTTCACGCCGGTCAGCGAGGTCGCGATCTCGTCCACCATGCTGGCGGTGTCGCCGGACTTTCCCGCGCGCACGCTGCCGGAGGTGGTGGCGCTGCTCAAGGCCAATCCCGGCAAGTACCCGTATGGCTCGTACGGCGCCGGCACCACCGGGCATATCCTGGGCGAGCTTTTCAAGCGCGAGGCCGGCCTGCAGATGGAGCACGTGGCGTACAAGGGCGGCGCGCCGCTCGCCACCGACCTGGCGGCGGGGCATGTGAAGCTCGGCTTTATTGCCGTGGGCACGGCGATGCCGCTGCTGCAGGGCGGCAAGCTGGTGCCGGTGGCGCTTGCCGGGGCGGAGCGCTCGACCCTGCTGCCCAGGGTGCCGACTTTCCGCGAGGCCGGCTACCAGGGCTTCGAGCCCGATGCATGGATGGGCCTGCTGTTCCCGGCCGGCGTGCCCAAGGCGCGGGTCGATGCCTTGTCGCGCGAGGTCGCGCGCATCGTGCGCCTGCCGGAGATCGCAAAGAAGATGCAGGACCTGAACCTGGTGCCAGTGGGCAGCACGCCGGAGGCCTTCGCCACCGTGATGAAGAACGACCGCGACAAATGGAGCCGCATTATCCGCGATGTCGGCATCACGCTGGAGTAA
- a CDS encoding LysR family transcriptional regulator — protein MRFEDLEAFLVVIDQGNLHRAAETLSMTQSGLSKTLARLEGEAGMPLFERTPRGLVPTGAGRTLAAHARRISLAAGDMRSELAEQRAARAGTVRLGAIPYLLPSLLSPLLARFFLSRPLATFSIETHLSARLMAMLQNGEADLILAARPASVPTEVAWLPLGPLSMQIVCRSTHPRRDGFRTLADLAGERWVVPASSLYLRQWLEERFTAVGLPPPRVAVESTASPVAFGELLRHSDLLGIMPPRMLRQAEGQGLAAIEAPGTSWQHELAVLWRADGYLSPICQDFRDAVVAWCEEMAL, from the coding sequence ATGCGATTCGAGGATCTAGAAGCCTTCCTGGTCGTGATCGACCAGGGCAACCTGCACCGCGCCGCCGAGACCCTGAGCATGACCCAGTCCGGGCTGTCCAAGACCCTGGCGCGGCTGGAAGGCGAAGCCGGCATGCCCTTGTTCGAGCGCACACCGCGCGGGCTGGTGCCGACCGGCGCGGGCCGCACCCTGGCCGCGCATGCGCGCCGGATCTCGCTCGCCGCCGGCGACATGCGCAGCGAACTGGCCGAGCAGCGCGCCGCGCGCGCGGGCACGGTGCGCCTGGGCGCGATCCCCTACCTGCTGCCGTCGCTGCTGTCGCCATTGCTGGCGCGCTTCTTCCTGAGCCGGCCGCTGGCGACGTTCTCGATCGAGACCCACCTGAGCGCGCGCCTGATGGCGATGCTGCAGAACGGCGAAGCCGACCTGATCCTCGCGGCACGCCCCGCCAGCGTGCCAACGGAGGTTGCCTGGCTGCCGCTCGGCCCGCTCAGCATGCAGATCGTGTGCCGCAGCACCCATCCGCGCCGCGACGGCTTTCGCACGCTGGCCGACCTTGCGGGAGAACGCTGGGTGGTGCCGGCCAGCTCGCTGTACCTGCGCCAGTGGCTGGAAGAACGGTTTACCGCGGTCGGGTTGCCGCCGCCGCGGGTGGCGGTGGAAAGCACGGCGTCGCCGGTCGCGTTCGGCGAACTGCTGCGGCACTCCGACCTGCTCGGCATCATGCCGCCGCGCATGCTGCGCCAGGCCGAGGGCCAGGGGCTGGCCGCGATCGAGGCGCCGGGCACCTCGTGGCAGCACGAACTGGCGGTGCTGTGGCGCGCCGACGGCTACCTGTCGCCGATCTGCCAGGACTTCCGCGATGCCGTGGTGGCGTGGTGCGAAGAGATGGCGTTGTAA
- a CDS encoding phosphatidate cytidylyltransferase encodes MNAMPTLHWSRETWLLFGGLFGVLLLASTVTALLRWRVAGGGQHAVIDNLGQRVSAWWWMIGIMGVAFALGRTAVIVLFYLLSFFALREFVTITTTRRGDHRAIVAAFFVFLPLQYVLVYIGWYGMFSILIPVYAFLVLPILAALSSETTRFLERCAGVQWAVMVCVFCISHVPALLTLPIPGFDGRNLLLIAFLVIVVQGSDVLQYVWGKLCGKRKIAPLLSPSKTVEGFVGGVASATALGAALWWITPFSPWQAGAIALVIALMGFLGGLVMSAIKRDRGIKDWGHMIQGHGGMLDRLDSVVFAAPVFFHITRYWWVA; translated from the coding sequence GAAACCTGGCTGCTGTTCGGCGGCCTGTTCGGCGTGCTGCTGCTCGCTTCCACCGTGACCGCGCTGCTGCGCTGGCGCGTCGCGGGCGGCGGCCAGCACGCGGTGATCGACAACCTGGGGCAGCGCGTGTCGGCCTGGTGGTGGATGATCGGCATCATGGGCGTGGCCTTTGCGCTGGGGCGCACCGCGGTGATCGTGCTGTTCTACCTGCTGTCGTTCTTCGCGCTGCGCGAGTTCGTCACCATCACCACCACGCGGCGCGGCGACCATCGCGCCATCGTCGCCGCGTTCTTCGTGTTCCTGCCGCTGCAGTACGTGCTGGTCTATATCGGCTGGTATGGCATGTTCTCGATCCTGATCCCGGTCTATGCCTTCCTGGTGCTGCCGATCCTGGCGGCGCTGTCGTCCGAGACCACGCGCTTCCTGGAGCGCTGCGCCGGGGTGCAATGGGCGGTGATGGTGTGCGTGTTCTGCATTTCGCACGTGCCGGCGCTGCTGACGCTGCCGATCCCGGGCTTCGACGGGCGCAACCTGCTGCTGATCGCCTTCCTGGTGATCGTGGTGCAGGGCAGCGACGTGCTGCAGTATGTGTGGGGCAAGCTGTGCGGCAAGCGCAAGATCGCGCCGCTGCTGTCGCCGTCCAAGACCGTCGAAGGCTTTGTCGGCGGCGTTGCCAGCGCCACCGCGCTGGGCGCGGCGCTGTGGTGGATCACGCCGTTCTCGCCGTGGCAGGCCGGCGCGATCGCGCTGGTGATCGCGCTGATGGGCTTCCTCGGCGGACTGGTGATGTCGGCGATCAAGCGCGACCGCGGCATCAAGGACTGGGGCCACATGATCCAGGGCCACGGCGGCATGCTCGACCGGCTCGACTCGGTGGTGTTCGCCGCGCCGGTGTTCTTCCACATCACGCGCTACTGGTGGGTGGCCTGA